One window from the genome of Variovorax sp. PAMC26660 encodes:
- a CDS encoding TrmH family RNA methyltransferase yields MTSEAGASHISSRDNPLLKDLRKLAQDPGAYRKLGRIWLEGDHLCRAALARGVKPAIAVFSESFWAKAHAEWVNGAIKIVVISDDLLRGVSGLESPAPMGFVLDLPTRPELIPDAPSVVLDRLQDAGNAGSILRSAAAFGFTQVIALKGTAALWAPKVLRAGMGAHFGLRLIEGVEADLLDGLKVPLVATSSHHGEWLHKAHLPHPCAWLMGHEGQGVSPALEARATHHIRIAQPGGEESLNVAAAAAICLHASGAALQAG; encoded by the coding sequence ATGACATCCGAAGCCGGCGCCAGCCACATCAGCTCGCGCGACAACCCTCTGCTCAAGGATTTGCGCAAGCTGGCTCAGGACCCGGGTGCCTACCGCAAGCTGGGCCGCATCTGGCTTGAAGGGGACCATCTGTGCCGGGCAGCGTTGGCGCGCGGCGTGAAGCCGGCCATCGCTGTGTTTTCAGAGTCTTTCTGGGCCAAAGCGCACGCCGAATGGGTGAATGGCGCTATCAAAATCGTAGTGATCAGCGACGATCTGCTGCGCGGCGTCAGCGGCCTGGAGTCGCCCGCACCCATGGGCTTCGTGCTGGATCTGCCGACACGTCCGGAGCTGATTCCCGACGCGCCAAGCGTGGTGCTCGACCGCTTGCAGGACGCCGGCAATGCCGGCTCCATCCTGCGCAGCGCAGCCGCTTTCGGCTTCACCCAGGTGATCGCGCTCAAGGGCACGGCTGCACTGTGGGCGCCGAAGGTACTGCGCGCCGGCATGGGCGCTCATTTCGGTTTGCGCCTGATCGAGGGCGTCGAGGCCGACCTGCTCGACGGGCTGAAGGTGCCGCTCGTGGCGACCAGCTCGCACCACGGCGAGTGGCTGCACAAGGCCCACTTGCCGCACCCCTGCGCCTGGCTGATGGGCCACGAAGGGCAGGGCGTTTCGCCGGCCCTGGAGGCCCGCGCAACGCACCACATCCGCATTGCCCAGCCCGGCGGCGAGGAGTCGCTGAACGTGGCTGCAGCCGCCGCCATCTGCCTGCACGCAAGCGGAGCGGCCCTTCAAGCCGGATAG
- the carA gene encoding glutamine-hydrolyzing carbamoyl-phosphate synthase small subunit — MLLSLKGNFPPAILALADGTVFQGNSIGAAGSTTGEVVFNTAMTGYQEILTDPSYCQQIVTLTYPHIGNYGVNGEDIEADKIHAAGLIIKDLPLVASNFRKTATLSEYLVAGKTVAIANIDTRKLTRHLRTHGAQNGCILGLAAGEAVTQALIDKAIAAAKAAPSMSGLDLAKVVSVTQTYEWTETEWKLGAGYGVQITPKFHVVAFDYGVKKNILRMIAQRGARITVVPAQTPAADVLKLKPDGIFLANGPGDPEPCDYAISAVKELIETGIPTFGICLGHQIMALASGAKTFKMKFGHHGANHPVKDLDNGRVSITSQNHGFAVDEKSLPANLRPTHISLFDNTLQGLARTDKPAFCFQGHPEASPGPHDIGYLFDRFTALMEKNKTEKTEKENA, encoded by the coding sequence GTGCTTTTGTCTCTCAAGGGAAACTTCCCGCCCGCCATCCTGGCGCTCGCAGACGGCACGGTCTTTCAAGGCAATTCGATCGGAGCCGCCGGCTCCACGACCGGTGAAGTGGTGTTCAACACCGCCATGACCGGTTACCAGGAAATCCTCACCGACCCGAGCTACTGCCAGCAGATCGTCACCTTGACGTATCCGCACATCGGCAACTACGGCGTCAACGGGGAAGACATCGAAGCCGACAAGATCCATGCCGCGGGCCTGATCATCAAGGACCTGCCCCTCGTCGCTTCCAACTTTCGCAAGACCGCCACGCTGAGCGAATACCTCGTGGCCGGCAAGACGGTGGCTATCGCGAACATCGACACCCGCAAGCTCACGCGCCACCTGCGAACCCATGGCGCGCAGAACGGCTGCATCCTGGGCCTGGCCGCAGGCGAAGCTGTGACGCAGGCGCTGATCGACAAGGCCATCGCCGCCGCCAAGGCCGCGCCGAGCATGTCCGGCCTCGACCTTGCCAAGGTGGTGTCGGTCACGCAAACCTACGAATGGACCGAAACCGAGTGGAAGCTCGGTGCGGGCTACGGCGTGCAGATCACGCCGAAGTTCCACGTCGTCGCCTTCGACTACGGCGTCAAGAAGAACATCCTGCGCATGATCGCGCAGCGCGGCGCACGTATCACCGTCGTGCCGGCCCAAACGCCCGCAGCCGACGTGCTCAAGCTCAAGCCCGATGGCATCTTCCTGGCCAACGGCCCCGGCGACCCGGAGCCCTGCGACTACGCCATCAGCGCCGTCAAGGAACTGATCGAGACCGGCATTCCCACTTTCGGCATCTGCCTGGGCCACCAGATCATGGCGCTGGCCTCGGGTGCGAAGACCTTCAAGATGAAGTTCGGCCACCACGGTGCGAATCATCCGGTGAAGGACCTGGACAACGGCCGCGTGAGCATCACCAGCCAGAACCATGGCTTCGCGGTCGACGAGAAGTCGCTGCCGGCCAACCTGCGCCCGACCCACATCAGCCTGTTCGACAACACGCTGCAGGGCTTGGCCCGCACCGACAAGCCCGCGTTCTGCTTCCAGGGCCACCCGGAAGCCTCGCCGGGCCCGCACGACATCGGCTATTTGTTCGATCGCTTCACGGCACTCATGGAAAAGAACAAGACGGAAAAGACGGAGAAAGAGAATGCCTAA
- a CDS encoding OmpH family outer membrane protein: MKHLIRAAAGALLVPIFLLAAVPAQAQETFRIGFVNPDRVLREAQPAKAAQAKLEAEFLKREKDLTGQGDALKAASEKFEREAPTLSESQRVSRQRALVDQDRDFQRKRREFQEDLNARKNEELQQVYERANRVVKQVAEAEKYDAILQEAIYINPKHDITDKVIKALNASAVGSSAPAAGK; encoded by the coding sequence ATGAAGCATTTGATTCGCGCCGCAGCAGGCGCGTTGTTGGTCCCCATTTTCCTGCTCGCTGCTGTGCCTGCTCAGGCGCAGGAAACCTTTCGCATCGGGTTCGTGAATCCGGACCGCGTGCTGCGCGAAGCGCAGCCTGCCAAGGCGGCCCAGGCGAAGCTCGAAGCCGAGTTTCTCAAGCGCGAGAAGGATCTGACCGGGCAGGGCGACGCGCTGAAAGCGGCCTCGGAGAAGTTCGAGCGCGAGGCGCCGACGCTGTCTGAAAGTCAACGGGTTTCGCGTCAACGCGCGCTCGTCGACCAGGACCGCGATTTCCAGCGCAAGCGCCGGGAATTCCAGGAGGACCTCAATGCCCGCAAGAACGAAGAACTCCAGCAGGTCTACGAACGCGCCAACCGTGTGGTGAAGCAGGTGGCCGAAGCTGAAAAGTACGACGCCATCTTGCAGGAAGCGATCTACATCAACCCGAAGCACGACATCACCGACAAGGTGATCAAGGCGCTGAACGCATCGGCGGTCGGCTCTTCTGCGCCTGCGGCCGGCAAGTAA
- the rnhB gene encoding ribonuclease HII, which translates to MRSRKFLKAEQAPLVWDAPGLLAGVDEAGRGPLAGPVVAAAVILDDLRPIRGLADSKTLTALQRERLHDQILAKALCCSIAHATVEEIDTHNILQATMLAMRRAVEGLRLKPAKVLVDGNRLPTLDVLAEAIVKGDSLVKAISAASILAKVHRDRLCEQLHTEFPHYGFAGHKGYGTPEHLEALKRHGACVHHRKSFSPVAAALARTAAAATSVVVVPVGGASAAMVIGASEPVRLDLRAAS; encoded by the coding sequence ATGCGATCCAGAAAGTTCTTGAAGGCTGAGCAGGCCCCGCTGGTGTGGGACGCGCCAGGCCTGCTCGCGGGCGTCGATGAGGCGGGGCGCGGCCCCCTGGCCGGCCCGGTGGTGGCTGCGGCCGTGATCCTCGACGACCTGCGGCCGATCCGTGGCCTCGCCGACTCCAAGACCCTCACGGCCCTGCAGCGCGAGCGCCTGCACGACCAGATCCTGGCCAAGGCCCTGTGCTGCTCGATCGCGCACGCCACGGTCGAGGAAATCGACACCCACAACATCCTGCAGGCCACGATGCTCGCGATGCGCCGCGCGGTCGAAGGGCTGCGCCTGAAGCCGGCGAAGGTGCTGGTCGACGGCAACCGCCTGCCGACGCTCGATGTGCTGGCTGAAGCCATCGTCAAGGGCGACTCGCTGGTCAAGGCGATCTCTGCCGCGTCGATCCTGGCCAAGGTGCACCGTGACCGGCTGTGCGAGCAACTGCATACCGAATTCCCGCACTACGGCTTTGCCGGCCACAAGGGCTACGGCACGCCCGAACACCTGGAAGCGCTGAAGCGCCACGGGGCCTGCGTGCACCACCGCAAGTCGTTCAGCCCGGTGGCTGCGGCGCTGGCACGCACTGCTGCGGCGGCCACGAGCGTTGTCGTGGTGCCGGTGGGGGGCGCGTCAGCCGCAATGGTCATCGGAGCCTCCGAGCCTGTGCGCCTCGATCTGCGCGCTGCATCTTGA
- the lpxB gene encoding lipid-A-disaccharide synthase: MQTDAQRRFALVAGEASGDLLAGLLLDGLHARWPALQTAGIGGPRMLAHGFQSWWPQEKLAVRGYIEVLRHYAEIAGIRRQLKARLLREWPELFIGVDAPDFNLDLEAGLRSRGMKTVHFVCPSIWAWRADRIEKIRAAADHVLCIFPFEPALLEEHGVAASYVGHPLANVIPMTPDRAGARAALGLAPDAQVVALLPGSRRSEVRYLAARFFAAAALMQKARPALQFVAPILPGLRTEVEAMLQASGMTGRVKLLDGQSHAALAACDVTLIASGTATLEAALFKRPMVIAYNMNALSWRLMQRKQLQPWVGLPNILCREFVVPELLQEAATPEALAQATLAWLDAPEKTQALQQRFSELHVQLQRDTPTLCADAIQKVLEG, encoded by the coding sequence ATGCAGACGGACGCACAGCGACGCTTCGCGCTGGTCGCTGGAGAAGCCTCCGGCGACCTGCTCGCCGGTCTGTTGCTCGATGGTCTCCATGCCCGATGGCCCGCACTGCAGACCGCCGGCATCGGCGGTCCCCGCATGCTGGCCCATGGTTTCCAGAGCTGGTGGCCGCAGGAAAAGCTCGCGGTTCGCGGCTATATCGAGGTGCTGCGCCACTACGCCGAGATCGCGGGCATCCGCCGCCAGCTCAAGGCCCGGCTGCTGCGCGAATGGCCTGAACTGTTCATCGGCGTCGACGCGCCCGATTTCAATCTCGACCTCGAAGCCGGGCTGCGCAGCCGCGGCATGAAGACCGTGCATTTCGTTTGCCCGTCGATCTGGGCCTGGCGCGCGGACCGCATCGAGAAGATCCGGGCCGCGGCCGACCACGTGCTGTGCATCTTTCCGTTCGAGCCCGCGCTGCTGGAAGAGCATGGCGTGGCTGCCAGTTATGTGGGCCATCCCCTGGCCAACGTGATTCCGATGACCCCCGACCGTGCCGGCGCGCGCGCCGCGCTGGGCCTGGCGCCCGACGCACAGGTCGTTGCGCTGCTGCCCGGCAGCCGCCGCTCGGAAGTGCGCTACCTGGCCGCGCGGTTCTTCGCCGCCGCGGCGCTGATGCAGAAGGCGCGGCCCGCGCTCCAGTTCGTGGCGCCCATCCTGCCGGGGCTGCGCACCGAGGTTGAAGCGATGCTGCAGGCCAGCGGCATGACCGGCCGTGTGAAGCTGCTCGATGGCCAGTCGCACGCCGCGCTGGCCGCTTGCGACGTCACGCTGATCGCCAGTGGCACGGCGACCCTCGAAGCCGCGCTGTTCAAGCGGCCGATGGTCATTGCGTACAACATGAACGCGCTCTCGTGGCGCCTGATGCAGCGCAAGCAACTGCAGCCGTGGGTCGGTCTGCCCAACATCCTGTGCCGCGAATTCGTGGTGCCCGAGCTGCTGCAGGAGGCCGCCACGCCGGAGGCGCTGGCCCAAGCCACGCTGGCCTGGCTGGACGCGCCCGAAAAGACGCAGGCGCTGCAACAAAGATTTTCCGAGCTGCACGTGCAATTGCAGCGCGATACGCCGACACTTTGCGCCGATGCGATCCAGAAAGTTCTTGAAGGCTGA
- the lpxA gene encoding acyl-ACP--UDP-N-acetylglucosamine O-acyltransferase: MTQVHSTALVDPKAELDASVSVGPYTVIGPHVRIGAGTTIGAHCVIEGRTTIGCDNRIFQFSSLGAVPQDKKYAGEPTELVIGDRNVIREFCTFNLGVPGAGGVTRVGNDNWIMAYTHIAHDCRVDNHTTLANQTTLAGHVHLADWVTIGGLTGIHQFVSIGAHAMIGFASAVSQDVPPFMLVDGNPLAVRGFNVVGLRRREFSAQRLAAVKQMHRLLYRQGKTLEEARAGIAALATEMPEAAEDVALMESFIANSTRGIAR, from the coding sequence ATGACCCAGGTTCATTCGACAGCACTCGTCGACCCCAAGGCAGAACTCGACGCCTCGGTGTCGGTCGGGCCGTACACCGTGATCGGTCCGCATGTGCGGATCGGTGCGGGCACCACCATCGGCGCGCACTGCGTGATCGAGGGGCGGACCACCATCGGGTGCGACAACCGGATTTTTCAGTTCTCGTCGCTCGGCGCGGTGCCGCAGGACAAGAAGTACGCGGGCGAGCCGACCGAACTGGTCATCGGCGACCGCAACGTCATTCGCGAGTTCTGCACCTTCAACCTCGGCGTGCCGGGGGCAGGAGGCGTCACGCGCGTGGGCAACGACAACTGGATCATGGCGTACACGCACATCGCGCACGACTGCCGTGTCGACAACCACACCACGCTGGCCAACCAGACGACGCTCGCTGGTCACGTGCATCTGGCCGACTGGGTCACGATCGGCGGACTGACGGGCATTCACCAATTTGTGTCGATCGGCGCCCACGCCATGATCGGCTTTGCCAGTGCCGTGTCGCAAGACGTGCCGCCGTTCATGCTGGTCGACGGCAACCCACTGGCGGTCCGCGGCTTCAATGTCGTGGGCCTGCGTCGGCGCGAATTCTCGGCGCAGCGGCTCGCGGCAGTGAAGCAGATGCATCGCCTGTTGTATCGCCAGGGCAAGACGCTCGAAGAGGCGCGCGCGGGCATCGCGGCGCTGGCCACCGAAATGCCGGAAGCCGCCGAGGATGTCGCGTTGATGGAGTCCTTCATCGCCAACTCGACGCGCGGCATCGCGCGTTGA
- the carB gene encoding carbamoyl-phosphate synthase large subunit: MPKRTDLKSILIIGAGPIIIGQACEFDYSGVQACKALREEGYKVILINSNPATIMTDPATADVTYIEPITWQTVEKIIAKERPDAILPTMGGQTALNCALDLWRNGVLDKYTGAATNKPVELIGATPEAIDKAEDRLKFKDAMTKIGLGSARSGIAHTMDEAWAVQKTLGFPTVIRPSFTLGGTGGGIAYNPDEFETICKRGIEASPTNELLIEESLLGWKEYEMEVVRDKADNCIIVCSIENLDPMGVHTGDSITVAPAQTLSDKEYQILRNASLAVLREIGVDTGGSNVQFSINPKDGRMVVIEMNPRVSRSSALASKATGFPIAKVAAKLAVGYTLDELRNEITGGATPASFEPSIDYVVTKIPRFAFEKFPQADSRLTTQMKSVGEVMAMGRTFQESFQKALRGLEVGVDGLNEKTQDREVLEKELGEPGPERIWYVGDAFAMGLSVDEVFALTKIDPWFLVQIEEIVKIELELETKSLDDIDKDTLLALKKKGFSDRRLARQLKTTDTAIREKRRALGVRPVYKRVDTCAAEFATNTAYMYSTYEDECEADPTDKKKIMVLGGGPNRIGQGIEFDYCCVHAALAMREDGYETIMVNCNPETVSTDYDTSDRLYFEPLTLEDVLEIVDKEKPLGVIVQYGGQTPLKLALDLEANGVPIIGTSPDMIDAAEDRERFQKLLHELGLRQPPNATARTEPEALEKAAALGYPLVVRPSYVLGGRAMEIVHEQRDLERYMREAVKVSNDSPVLLDRFLNDAVECDVDCIRDAEGGTLIGGVMEHIEQAGVHSGDSACSLPPYSLNADTIAELKRQSAAMAKALNVVGLMNVQFAIQQKDGKDVIYVLEVNPRASRTVPYVSKATGIQLAKVAARCMAGQSLASQGVTKEVTPPYFSVKEAVFPFVKFPGVDTILGPEMKSTGEVMGVGKTFGEAFVKSQIGAGTLLPKSGKVFISVKNNDKARAVEVARGLVKLGFVLTATKGTAAAISAAGIECATVNKVTEGRPHIVDMIKNNEIALVINTVEERRNAITDSRQIRTSALLARVTTFTTIFGAEAAVEGMGFMDELGVISVQEMHAQLAAA; encoded by the coding sequence ATGCCTAAGCGTACAGACCTCAAATCGATCCTCATCATCGGCGCCGGCCCGATCATCATCGGCCAAGCCTGCGAGTTCGACTACTCCGGCGTGCAAGCCTGCAAGGCGCTGCGCGAAGAGGGCTACAAGGTCATTCTGATCAACAGCAACCCTGCAACGATCATGACCGACCCGGCCACGGCCGACGTCACCTACATCGAGCCCATCACCTGGCAGACGGTCGAAAAAATCATCGCCAAGGAACGCCCCGACGCGATCCTGCCGACCATGGGCGGCCAGACCGCGCTGAACTGCGCGCTGGACCTGTGGCGCAACGGCGTGCTCGACAAGTACACGGGCGCGGCCACCAACAAGCCGGTCGAGCTGATCGGCGCCACCCCTGAAGCCATCGACAAGGCCGAGGACCGCCTGAAGTTCAAGGACGCGATGACCAAGATCGGTCTCGGTTCGGCGCGCTCGGGTATCGCGCACACGATGGACGAAGCCTGGGCCGTGCAGAAGACGCTCGGTTTCCCGACCGTCATCCGTCCCAGCTTCACACTCGGCGGCACCGGCGGCGGCATTGCCTACAACCCCGACGAATTCGAGACCATCTGCAAGCGCGGCATCGAAGCCTCGCCCACCAATGAGCTGCTGATCGAAGAATCGCTGCTCGGCTGGAAAGAGTACGAGATGGAAGTCGTGCGCGACAAGGCTGACAACTGCATCATCGTCTGCTCGATCGAAAACCTCGACCCGATGGGCGTGCACACCGGGGACTCGATCACCGTGGCACCTGCGCAGACGCTGTCCGACAAGGAATACCAGATCCTGCGCAACGCCTCGCTGGCCGTGCTGCGCGAGATCGGCGTGGACACCGGCGGCTCGAACGTGCAGTTTTCCATCAACCCGAAGGACGGCCGCATGGTCGTCATCGAGATGAACCCGCGCGTGTCGCGTTCTTCGGCGTTGGCCTCCAAGGCCACGGGTTTCCCGATCGCCAAGGTCGCGGCCAAGCTGGCCGTGGGCTACACGCTCGACGAACTGCGCAACGAAATCACCGGCGGCGCCACGCCGGCATCGTTCGAACCGTCGATCGACTACGTGGTCACCAAGATTCCGCGTTTCGCGTTCGAGAAATTCCCGCAGGCCGACTCGCGTCTCACGACGCAGATGAAGTCGGTGGGCGAAGTGATGGCCATGGGCCGCACCTTCCAGGAGTCGTTCCAGAAGGCACTGCGCGGCCTTGAAGTGGGCGTCGACGGTCTGAACGAGAAGACGCAAGACCGCGAAGTGCTCGAAAAGGAATTGGGCGAGCCCGGCCCCGAGCGCATCTGGTACGTGGGCGATGCCTTCGCCATGGGCCTGAGCGTGGACGAAGTGTTTGCGCTGACCAAGATCGATCCGTGGTTCCTGGTGCAGATCGAAGAGATCGTGAAGATCGAACTCGAACTGGAAACCAAGTCGCTCGACGACATCGACAAGGACACGCTGCTCGCGCTGAAGAAGAAGGGCTTCTCCGACCGCCGCCTCGCGCGCCAGCTTAAGACCACCGACACCGCGATCCGCGAAAAGCGCCGCGCTCTCGGTGTGCGCCCGGTCTACAAGCGCGTCGACACCTGCGCGGCCGAGTTCGCGACCAACACGGCCTACATGTACTCGACCTATGAAGACGAGTGCGAAGCCGATCCGACGGACAAGAAGAAGATCATGGTGCTCGGCGGCGGTCCCAACCGCATCGGCCAAGGCATCGAGTTCGACTACTGCTGCGTGCACGCCGCGCTCGCCATGCGCGAAGACGGCTACGAGACCATCATGGTCAACTGCAACCCCGAGACCGTCTCGACCGACTACGACACCTCCGACCGCCTGTACTTCGAGCCGCTGACGCTCGAAGACGTGCTCGAGATCGTCGACAAGGAAAAGCCACTCGGCGTGATCGTGCAGTACGGCGGCCAGACGCCGTTGAAGCTCGCGCTCGACCTCGAAGCCAACGGCGTCCCGATCATCGGCACCTCGCCCGACATGATCGACGCGGCCGAAGACCGTGAGCGCTTCCAGAAGCTGCTGCATGAGCTGGGCCTGCGCCAGCCGCCGAATGCCACGGCGCGCACCGAACCCGAAGCGCTCGAAAAGGCTGCGGCCCTCGGCTATCCGCTGGTGGTGCGTCCGAGCTACGTGCTGGGCGGCCGTGCGATGGAGATCGTGCACGAGCAGCGCGACCTCGAGCGCTACATGCGTGAAGCGGTCAAGGTCAGCAACGACTCGCCGGTGCTGCTCGACCGCTTCCTGAACGACGCAGTGGAATGCGACGTCGACTGCATCCGCGACGCCGAAGGCGGCACGCTGATCGGCGGCGTGATGGAACACATCGAACAGGCCGGCGTGCACTCGGGCGACTCTGCCTGCTCGCTGCCGCCCTACAGCCTGAACGCCGACACCATCGCCGAACTGAAGCGCCAGAGCGCTGCCATGGCGAAGGCACTGAACGTGGTCGGCCTGATGAACGTGCAGTTCGCGATCCAGCAAAAAGATGGCAAGGACGTCATCTATGTGCTCGAAGTGAACCCGCGTGCTTCGCGCACCGTGCCTTACGTGAGCAAGGCGACCGGCATCCAGCTCGCCAAGGTGGCGGCCCGCTGCATGGCGGGCCAGTCGCTCGCGTCGCAAGGCGTGACGAAGGAAGTCACGCCGCCGTACTTCAGCGTGAAGGAAGCCGTGTTCCCGTTCGTCAAGTTCCCGGGCGTGGATACCATCCTCGGCCCTGAGATGAAGTCGACCGGCGAAGTGATGGGCGTGGGCAAGACCTTCGGCGAAGCCTTCGTGAAGTCGCAGATCGGCGCGGGCACGCTGCTGCCGAAGTCGGGCAAGGTCTTCATCTCGGTGAAAAACAACGACAAGGCGCGTGCCGTGGAAGTGGCGCGCGGCCTGGTCAAGCTGGGCTTCGTGCTGACCGCCACCAAGGGCACGGCCGCAGCCATCAGCGCGGCAGGCATCGAGTGTGCGACGGTGAACAAGGTCACCGAAGGCCGCCCGCACATCGTGGACATGATCAAGAACAACGAGATTGCCCTGGTCATCAACACGGTGGAAGAGCGCCGCAACGCGATCACCGATTCCCGGCAGATCCGCACCTCGGCGCTGTTGGCCCGCGTGACCACCTTCACCACGATCTTCGGTGCCGAAGCCGCGGTCGAAGGCATGGGCTTCATGGACGAGCTTGGCGTGATCTCGGTGCAGGAGATGCACGCGCAACTGGCGGCTGCCTGA
- the lpxD gene encoding UDP-3-O-(3-hydroxymyristoyl)glucosamine N-acyltransferase, which translates to MSLQLGAIVDALGGELHGDATLSIERLSPLQNAQPDALSFLSHPKYQQELAASKAACVIVSPAMREAAEARGAFIVTPDPYFYFARLTQLWKAHHARPDADRIHPSAVIHAEAQVDATARIGALCVVERGARIGAGTVLKSRVTVSEDCSIGERCLLHPGVVIGADGFGLALHEGQWVKIEQLGAVRIGNDVEIGANTCIDRGALDDTVIEDGVKLDNLIQIGHNVRVGKNTAMAGCVGVAGSATIGANCTFGGGAIVLGHLTVADDVHVSAATTVTRSIHKAGQYTGMFPIDDNASWEKNAATLKQLHSLRERLKALEKAPSKK; encoded by the coding sequence GTGTCGCTGCAGCTCGGAGCCATCGTTGACGCCCTTGGGGGCGAGCTTCATGGGGACGCCACTCTGTCCATCGAGCGGCTCTCACCGCTCCAGAATGCACAGCCCGACGCGCTCAGCTTCCTGAGCCATCCCAAGTACCAGCAGGAGCTGGCGGCCTCGAAGGCTGCCTGCGTGATCGTGTCGCCCGCCATGCGCGAGGCGGCCGAGGCACGTGGCGCATTCATCGTGACGCCTGATCCGTATTTCTACTTCGCGCGCCTGACGCAACTCTGGAAGGCGCATCACGCGCGTCCGGACGCCGATCGCATTCACCCCAGCGCGGTGATCCATGCCGAAGCGCAAGTCGACGCCACGGCGCGCATTGGCGCGCTTTGCGTGGTGGAGCGGGGGGCGCGCATTGGCGCGGGCACGGTGCTGAAGTCGCGCGTGACGGTCAGTGAAGACTGCAGCATCGGCGAGCGCTGCCTGCTGCACCCGGGTGTGGTCATCGGGGCCGACGGTTTCGGTCTCGCGTTGCACGAAGGGCAGTGGGTCAAGATCGAGCAACTGGGCGCGGTGCGTATCGGCAACGATGTCGAGATCGGCGCGAACACCTGTATCGACCGTGGCGCACTCGACGACACCGTGATCGAAGACGGCGTGAAGCTCGACAACCTGATCCAGATCGGCCACAACGTGCGCGTCGGCAAGAACACCGCCATGGCCGGCTGTGTCGGTGTGGCTGGCAGCGCCACCATCGGCGCCAACTGCACCTTTGGTGGTGGTGCCATCGTGCTGGGGCATCTGACGGTGGCCGACGACGTGCACGTGTCCGCCGCCACCACGGTAACCCGTTCGATTCACAAGGCCGGCCAGTACACCGGCATGTTTCCCATCGATGACAATGCGAGCTGGGAAAAGAATGCGGCAACGCTCAAGCAGTTGCACAGCCTGCGCGAACGACTGAAGGCGCTGGAGAAAGCCCCCTCGAAAAAATGA
- the fabZ gene encoding 3-hydroxyacyl-ACP dehydratase FabZ → MTTTLDIHQILKLLPHRYPFLLVDRVLDMEKGKRITALKNVTMNEPFFNGHFPHRPVMPGVLMLEAMAQAAALLSFHSLDIVPDDNTVYYFAAIDGARFKRPVEPGDQLTLEVEIERMKAGISKFKGRARVGSELACEATLMCAMRQIS, encoded by the coding sequence ATGACGACGACGCTCGATATCCACCAAATTCTCAAGTTGCTGCCGCATCGCTACCCGTTCCTTCTGGTGGACCGGGTGCTCGACATGGAAAAAGGCAAGCGCATCACGGCACTGAAGAACGTGACGATGAACGAGCCCTTCTTCAACGGCCACTTCCCGCACCGCCCGGTGATGCCGGGCGTGCTGATGCTCGAAGCCATGGCGCAGGCCGCGGCGCTGCTGTCGTTCCATTCGCTCGACATCGTGCCGGACGACAACACCGTCTACTACTTTGCCGCCATCGACGGCGCGCGCTTCAAGCGGCCGGTGGAGCCGGGCGACCAGCTCACGCTCGAGGTCGAGATCGAACGCATGAAGGCCGGCATCTCGAAGTTCAAGGGTCGCGCCCGGGTCGGCAGCGAACTCGCCTGCGAGGCCACGCTGATGTGCGCCATGCGCCAGATCAGCTGA